From Glycine max cultivar Williams 82 chromosome 11, Glycine_max_v4.0, whole genome shotgun sequence, the proteins below share one genomic window:
- the LOC547603 gene encoding Hs1pro-1 domain-containing protein has translation MVDLHWKSKMPSSDMPSKTLKLSLSDNKSLPSLQLPFRTTDISHAAPSVCATYDYYLRLPQLRKLWNSSDFPNWNNEPILKPILQALEITFRFLSIVLSDPRPYSNHREWTRRIESLITHQIEIIAILCEDEEQNSDTRGTAPTADLSRNNSSESRSYSEASLLPRLATWYKSKDVAQRILLSVECQMRRCSYTLGLGEPNLAGKPSLLYDLVCKPNEIHALKTTPYDERVENHENHALHATHQIAESWIHASRKVLERIADAVLSRTFEKAAEDCYAVERIWKLLAEVEDLHLMMDPDDFLRLKNQLSVKSSGGETASFCFRSKELVELTKMCRDLRHKVPEILEVEVDPKGGPRIQEAAMKLYVSKSAFEKVHLLQAMQAIEAAMKRFFYAYKQVLAVVMGSSEANGNRVGLSCDSADSLTQIFLEPTYFPSLDAAKTFLGYLWDNNDNNKWI, from the coding sequence ATGGTTGATTTACATTGGAAATCAAAGATGCCAAGTTCCGACATGCCTTCCAAAACTCTCAAACTCTCTCTCTCCGACAACAAGTCCTTACCCTCTTTGCAACTACCCTTCCGCACCACAGATATCTCTCACGCCGCACCTTCTGTTTGCGCCACTTACGACTACTATCTCCGTCTTCCTCAACTCAGAAAGCTTTGGAACTCCTCAGATTTTCCTAATTGGAACAACGAACCAATCTTAAAACCTATCTTGCAAGCTCTCGAAATCACCTTCCGCTTTCTCTCCATTGTTCTCTCCGATCCAAGACCTTACTCCAACCACAGAGAATGGACTCGCAGGATAGAGTCTCTTATCACACATCAAATTGAAATCATTGCCATACTTTGTGAAGATGAGGAACAAAATTCCGACACACGTGGCACTGCACCAACCGCTGATCTCAGCAGGAACAATAGCAGCGAGAGCAGAAGCTACAGCGAGGCAAGCCTGCTTCCGCGGCTTGCCACGTGGTACAAATCCAAGGACGTAGCGCAGAGGATCCTTCTCTCAGTTGAATGCCAAATGAGGAGGTGTTCCTACACGCTGGGTTTGGGTGAGCCGAACCTAGCGGGCAAACCGAGCCTGCTCTACGACCTCGTGTGCAAGCCGAACGAGATCCACGCGCTGAAGACGACGCCGTACGATGAGCGCGTAGAGAATCACGAGAACCACGCGTTGCACGCGACGCACCAGATCGCCGAGTCGTGGATCCACGCGTCGCGGAAGGTTCTAGAGAGGATCGCAGACGCGGTCCTCTCCAGAACCTTCGAGAAGGCGGCTGAGGACTGCTACGCCGTGGAAAGGATCTGGAAGCTTCTCGCGGAGGTGGAGGACCTCCACCTGATGATGGATCCGGACGATTTCTTGAGACTGAAGAATCAGCTCTCGGTGAAATCCTCCGGCGGCGAAACGGCTTCGTTCTGCTTCAGGTCGAAGGAGTTGGTTGAACTGACGAAGATGTGCAGAGATCTGAGGCACAAGGTGCCGGAGATATTGGAGGTGGAGGTGGATCCGAAGGGAGGACCGAGGATTCAAGAGGCGGCGATGAAGCTCTACGTTTCGAAGAGCGCGTTCGAGAAGGTTCACTTGTTGCAGGCGATGCAGGCGATTGAGGCGGCGATGAAGAGATTCTTCTACGCGTATAAGCAGGTGTTGGCGGTGGTGATGGGAAGCTCCGAGGCTAACGGTAACCGAGTTGGGTTGAGTTGCGACTCGGCTGACTCGTTGACTCAGATTTTCCTTGAACCGACGTATTTTCCAAGCTTGGATGCCGCCAAGACTTTTCTTGGATACTTGTGGGATAATAACGATAATAACAAATGGATAtga